AAATATACTCCGCTGTAAAATTATATATCTGATGTAGTAACGTCACGTGGAAACTGGTTTCCGCTTAGATTTTGTTAGTTCAAATATCAGGGCGTTACAACATGTCTATGTACATATTTGCAGATGGCATGTGACTTCAGCAAGAGATGTAGCAACTAGGAGCCTGCAGCTCAGTTCAAAGATATTTGTTCCTTGATCATTTAGTAAACATTTCTATcattatattaatttgtattAAGAGATGTAAACTTAAAGATATTTCTATAATTGTAGTTCTTACTATGGCATTTACATAAATTAAGATGGTGATATGTTACCATTACTTCACATCTCTCAATTAGTCGAGTCCTGATCAGAGTCTCTGGATACTGGTGGAAACTTGTTCTACAAAATCGTTTCAACTGTAATGAGCATAAAAGAACAAAGCAGTTGCCAACGGTCATTAACGTACATGATACCATACATCCAGTTCCTCTAGAGAAAAGCCAACATTTAGATTGATTACAACCTTCTTGGAACAAGAAGGAGATAGAAGATCACTCTTTTATGCGATCCATCTCCTTCTCCCACTTCAGTCCACACATTTGTCGGCCAAACGGAACAATCAGGTTATACCGGAAAACCTGCAATTCAGAGATTCACATTCAGCCCATGTTTATGCTAAACATCCAAACAACATCTCATATATTCCCAACAATGCTGACAAGCAACATAGTGATCATGGCAATTTTTGAGAAGCAGAGCCTGAGCTCACTGGAAGGTGTATGTGGATAATTAATGGCTCTCACCTTATCATTGATACCCCGTAACTGAAGTTTTAGAGCCTCTGAAGTCTCAACCCATTTAGAGGAATCTCCATTGCATCTACTTCCCCAAGCTCTNNNNNNNNNNNNNNNNNNNNNNNNNNNNNNNNNNNNNNNNNNNNNNNNNNNNNNNNNNNNNNNNNNNNNNNNNNNNNNNNNNNNNNNNNNNNNNNNNNNNgatatatatattacttctaCTGCATAATTCACCTTTCCATAGAGCTTTTGCCCTGAGCTAGCATTTTTGGGTGACTACTTTATAGGCTTTTTGGTTAATACCTTTTGTGGTGACCGGCCAACTTAATTATGATGCTTTTAGACTATTATATGTATTTGAGATTGTGACTCGCTTTTggctattttatatatatatgcactacaagaattttagtttttggcaATGCCATTATCGAAGATGACATTTTCTGGTTGTGGCTAATAACCAAATATAAGCATTGGTATTTTTGGTCATCATTGATAATGTGAAATTTTTCATACTACCGATGACAGCATTGTAAAATACTTTTTTCGCATGCAGGATTTGTGGGAATTTGACTACTATTGTCGTCgccaaagaaaaatattgagatatgctagaatctaataaaaacttcatatccTACCCATAAAAGTCCATATaacaagatgccacatcatcttctttttgttgtctttttccctccacaaaaaatataatcttgccacatgaacttttatgaacaaaatgtgaagtttttattagattctagtatATCTTAAAAATATTAGTGACAAGATAGATTTTATCGCTGCTATTAtgtaaattgaaagaaaacataaaacacataCTAACGACTAAGAATTATATATCAACGCCAACAAATCGTGTCGTCATTGAGATTTGAGAGTTTGAAATTCGTTCTCTATTTGGTTGCAAAAATGGAAATAAGCTCAGATTGTTTTAAAAGAATCCAAGGTTAAAACGTTGCCAcgtcatttagaaaaataagatGAACTTTAACTCTGTCATCTGAAGAAAACGTTAAACTTTAACGTCAAATCTTCTCTTTCATCCAAACCCAAGCTCCCCTCTTCCTTTCCCACTTTCTCAGCCATCGTACCTGGCTTCTCCGGCTCCGGCAAATCCTTCTCTGTGGTGCATTTTTGCATCACCATCTCCTCCGTGCTGGCTTTTGGTGTTCCTTGGCCATGAACAAAGAATAAGGAAGAAGACTCTGTGTTTGTGTGTTGCTgcttgagagaaaaagagagagatctagACAAACAAGTAGAATATTTACTCACATGGACATTCATACCATATAACAGAGTTGTATATGCATATTCTATCTGTGAAATCCCATAAAGAAAGAGtatagtttcatttttttacgGAAGTCGGGCTCTAAAAGAGTTTACACTATCGATTGAATGaatgaaagaaacaaagaaaagaagtgggAATGAGATAAAAACGTGCTTTTCACTTTTGTATGAGCCATTTTGAAAACTCAACGTACAAAATACATGCATGTAGATTGTAGGGCCATAGCTTCTTGAAAGGgcatacaattttttatttttgtgcccCTTTAGGCCTTTAAATGCTCCACCACTGGAAAGAGAGAAGACAGAcacaagagaagagagaaattaAGATCTATatcttatatattaaaatatattaatatgtattataataatttttatttataaagaggCTATGAATGATTAATAAGTAATTGAGGCGAAGAataaaatctaatataaaaagtattttctaaaTGTTCATGTTCGTATGCTGTTTTTTTATAACAGTTCAAATAATGAAAACTCTCATGCTGCAAAGTCGAGAGATAAGGCGGCAACCAGAAGTAGCAAGACTTAGAGAGGAATCTATTTGGCAAcaaaattgatgtgaaaaaaaaaaaaaaaaagaagagggttttgtggtgatttttttattgaaataatagtaaaaagttatcaaaatgatgtaaaaaataaaaatgttggcaattaaattttttaaataaatagtaaGAAGTTTTTCGCAAAAGGTGTCGATGAAACTACGTACCCCTTGTTAATTTGTAAAACTGAAATGATTTTTGCTTCTTGCTTTTGTTAGGGGATAAAAATTAGCTTTTCAAGGAATATCATTTCTTGTGGATGAATCAAGTAGGATGTATATTGGGCTATTTGGCATTTGACAATCATCGATGGAAGAGGAGCTGCGAAAAGTAACCACGcaaaatctctctccccctctctctctctctatataaaAAGATACATATAGTTTGGATTAGGCTGTTACACgaccaccaaaaagaaaaatgagtcGCACcttaaaaaagacaaatcacACATCTCAATAGTTGACAGCTTTAATAAAAATACTTGATTCATAATTAATGATCACTAATTTTGATCACCTTACATATAAGGCTACCACCTTATTAAAGAACCTGAGCTGAAATTATCAAGAAACGATACATATATAACAGTGAAATACACCAGTGGAAAGAACAGGTACGAGGCCCCAAATTGACTAGAtgtagaagaagagaaaaaaaaaaaagggaaggccAAATTGAAGCATAACCCTTGTCGAACCACTTACAAGGCTTGAGGAGAATCTGATGAGGAAACCGGCGATCGAGTTAGGCATAAGATAAAAGGCCATGCTAATTACGCGGACTGGTGAAGAGTACTCCTGTAGACATCGTAGCTAGATCCCTAACATATATAAAAGCAATAGGGGCATGAAAATCATTAATAGATACAATATTATGATTGTCTGAAGCAAATTAATTTACTGAAACAAGATGtttttgtattaatttaagGAACATATTTATCAAGAATATGAGGAAGATGAAAGTTGCGGTTGGGAGAAGGAACAATAGAGGAACCAATATGGTGGTGGATATATAGGCAAACCTTGGCGTGCTTCTTACAGAGCTGGCAAATAGGGCATGAGCCAGAGCTTGATTCCTTAGCATCTGATTCCTTAGCATCTTCATTGCATCCCTTGTCTGCAATTGTAACATATCTTCAACAAAcactattttcacaaaataataataataataataataatgataacatGGAACATACAACATAATTTCGTGATAATCCACCACAACAAATAGATAGCCCGCCGTAGTGCGAGAGGCAGAGCTGCAACAAGAGCGAGGAGACGAAACGTGCCAGATTCCTAAGGTGTAATGGAAAAAACAGCAGCTGTATAAGTCCCTCACATTGAAAGAGTGGCAACTAATACTTCTAAGAAGAAAGGGTTCCCATAAGTAAGATATAATGAGAGATAAATTGAGGAAGAAAAGGCCAGGGTGTtgcaaatcaagaaaaaataaaagggtacTGGCTGAGAAGCGCATACTACACGCCCCGGGATGTGTCCGTTATCGGAATCTTGCCAAACTCCGCCTGGAGGAGCGACTCCGGCTTGAAAGGTCACTGCAGCAATCAAAGGAAGCTACGCAATCTTTTGCGACACTTTTCAGTACACGGGTTTTCATTTGAATTCTAGCTCTCTACGTGCATCAAATTCATCATCACGAAATGCATGTTTTGCAAATAGTGACCAACAATCTGCTTCCACTAATGGCTTTAGACGATCAGTTGGNNNNNNNNNNNNNNNNNNNNctttgttccttatatagaagcttaactctccttttacatgttggtctaggacttctgttataagtcaaacaaggagtcctattacacataggagaaggacttcAAAAACCACATGTAAAGGAGCAAACCAGTTGAACCAAAaaacctctcctacttgaagaaggagacaaaatattgggtcccaccatgacttttaattcaagtcatacttaacaggTGTCTTCTGCTGGGTCGGCATGAGGATTTGTGCTAAGGTTGAGTGGTTTTCCTTTCCCCGGTAAATTCTCAAACTGCCCTTCTTCCATGGAGTGCCATATTCTTTGCTCCACAACGTTTATTATATCAGTTTCTGATCTGCCCAAATCACACCCACAAACGTCACCAGACCCAGACCCAGACCAAACCAGAATTTTGCGTCAATAGAGAAGAACACAAGAACACCCATTACATGATGATTGATTAAAAATGAACCCAAATTCTCAGATACACGTTTGAATTGCGTGATTAaactggggaaaaaaaaaaaaaaaaaggaaaagaatttgACAAACCCAATTCCTTTTTAAATGGACTTGGAAAAAGTTGTTTAGTATTTCAGCTTCTAATACACCCATAGACATATATATGAATAAAGGAGACAGGGATGAGGAGGAGGACCTGACAGAGTTGCGTTGGCCACGAAGCTCAGGAGGGAGTTTACGATCGTTGACGGCGTCTATGACGGTCGATAGACGGTCCACAAGCTTCTTCTCTGCCTTGGAAGATGTGCTCGACGATGACGACGGTGACAATTTTgatgaagaagaggaggaggaggaggcccACCTAGGGCTGGACCCACCACTGGCCACTAGCGCCGCCGATCTCCGGATCAGATACCATGTTCTCGGAGATGTCGCGGTTGTTCGCGCGAGCCGGGTCGCCATGTTCGAACACGAGTGGGAGCCTCTGGGCTCTGGGCCTTCTTGAAGGCTTTAGAGGGACGTACCTTATATGGGCTTTTAGGCGGCTAATGTTTTTCCACGTGGTCTTCAAACGAGAGGGTGTCAACAAATAAAGACACTTGGATGTTTGAAGATGAGTGGGTAATATAAATTTTGTACTTACTGAAAAATCAAACATCAACGGGCATATTGCTCCCTCATTAATACCAtatatgtaaatatgtaattcAATATTTCTTCTAATCAACTTGATCTATGACATGGGTAATTGTCGTTGTGGCTTAAACCATGTGCATCAGAATTGACATATCTCTTTACATGAGCAATCCTCAAAGATCTAAAATATTGTATAGCCTCTCTAATGCCTTCCACAATGTCCAAATTTGCTCCGGTGTTTGTTTTTCTAAACGGGAATATAAGAAGTCTATaatattttacaatttattaGCACGTGTGAACATATAATTGGATGATGTTCAAATATTTTTAGTGGGTAAGGTGATTTCGATCACATACCAACACATACCAACAAGTAATTATATTTTACACTTTATCATTACGAGAAGGTTATAGATAATACACCGTCTTTAAGGGCAAAACAATTTGGATTTTTGCgtctattttataaaattttcttgtttctgtcttttattttttttattcttaaaatacaaaatattcacaaaactCCAAGATCTCATCTATTGTATTCGAATAATCAATGGTTGAACTCGCAATAATCGTCCACTTAATTATTCATGCCACAAATATTTAAAGTCGTCACAAGTAATTAGAAAACGTAtagaattttgaagaagaaaaacacaataACTTAAGAAAAAACGATATTTCATCATAAACATCATTAATAGTGGGCTTCCCATGGCTATCACCCGATTATTCGTTGGTATTGGGTTCTTCACACAATGGGTTTGTAAAGTAAAATGGGCCTAGCATGTATTTAATCACATCTCGGTACACCAACGTCGGTTGGTTGAGCTTCACTCCTCGCCGGCCACCAGCGAAGTTTGTGAGAATGTTGCAAGTTGGTTCCGGTGACGACACCAGTCTCACAGAGCATAGCTTGGCTTTGAGTTCCTTCCCGTGTACGTATTTGTTTACAGCGATGTCAAATTGGCCCAATTCATCGGTCAAATCACTCGCATAATACACAACTCTACTTCTTTCATCCATGCATGTTATTGATACCTTGCAACCTGCAACAACCCCAATTTACACATATTATTTCATGGCGTCAATCAATGGTTTCAACCCTTTATTACTTGATGAGGCCAATCGGATTTAGCTTgggtataattttttaaattgtctaGATATAATAACTCTACCATCTTTcgaaaaatttgaaattgaatctattatgttaaaaatgttaattaatcaccacttatttcaaaGGTTTGATCCTAGGAcctttgactttgataccatgctaaattaccatttatttcaacaaATTAAGCTGATAATAAGAGGtaagtttaattacttaatcaatattttaacaaaaaaattacaaaagatcttttgtaatattttttttacagtaGCTAAGCCAAATATGAGTCAATCAATGGACTCAATACTTTATTAGACGAGCGAGGATTGACTGCAATTTGCTAACCGAATTGTAGTCAATTCAAACAACCCTCCGTGAGAGATAGGTACAGGTCCATCTGCCCACTAATCTCATGGGCAAGTGTGAGGCTACTACTTATCCTCAGTAGCTTGGGTGTATGGCCTATTACTACAAAAAATTCGAGCTTTTGTGATGTGTCTACAGTACCTGGTTTTCAAAACgtcaccaaatggtaacgtgtcaaacagTAAAACGTCACTAAAAAAAGTGTGCTCCGGCACCATATAGGGCCATCTAAATTGAAATTGCAGCtaatctccatatatatatatatatattttgatatatccACAAGGAGAGGGatagggaaaatatttttaaatttgatatccACACAAGAAGAGTGATAGGGATAGGGAAAAGAGATTCGAATTAGGAATCTTCACTTCATGAGGAGTGGTCTCCAACCGAGAAAATCTCCATCGTTATTagacacaaaattaacaaaaatgtacggatttgagagagagattagtTATAATTCCTTAATGACATACCTTTGATGGGCTTGCCACCATGAACCCATTCGTGCCATCCCTGAGTGCAATCCTGGCACAGTACCTTTCCACCTACATGCATGACCCCGGATTCCTTCTGAGCTACACCTAAATTGGTGCAACCCATTAGAAGTGATGCTGCAATTATCACCAACACAACACCTcccatctctcttctctgtctctctccaaAGCAAGTGTTTCTTTGTGAAGAATCTCCAAAATTGGGCAGAGATGAGCAGCATTCCAAAGGGATACATATATACACGAGTGGGAGTGGGAGGGCACTACTTGGGACGTGCAATCCACCAAGTGTGTTTAATATAATACGTGTGTACATCTAAAAATCTCTCTCATGACTAATTATTGTTAATCtaggaataaataataaaaaattaaatattccatatAGACTTTGGAGTTTGGAAGCAGAGTCAATGAGAAGTTGAGTCATTAGAGGAAACGAGAGATTAGAAGGAAAATGGAAATATGGTGTTTTAttaaatattctaattttttattgggcactgtaaatatgataatttaTACCAAGTTctgattgaagttattctcaaaaggaaaacaaaaaacaaagtaacAAATTAGAATCACAATGCTCTATTAAATTTAGACATAATTTCACATGCTCTAAGAATACATATTAAgttaatagattgaattgaacAAATTTCCTCAACCAAATTTAGAGAATAATTTTGTCCATATATTAGTAAGAAAGGTAATTTGTGAGTAAGAAAGTATCAAacatttattttgctttttgtaAGTAGTCTAACCATGTAATTAACTACTAAATACCAAAACTAAGATAacgtaataataaaaattagcctTTAAATCACCGAGGgttttgcaaaaagaaaaatcataggCTGGTCTTTGGATCACCAAAGGTTTTGTGAAAGCGAAATGCTAAGATAAATTTATTCCCAAATGATCTATTTCCATCCCATGTGATCTAGGGATGGTATTCATTTGAGAAGCaaaatttggagaaattttttgaaaaaaaactagTATTTCACTTTGTAAAAAGAAACACGTCATCATATGACAATTATAATAATCTAACTAAATGGCATTACTCAATATATTATGAAACACAAGAAACCCAATTGCAAAACTCAAACTTATTTGTAGAAACTTGATGTACAAATAATGGCATAAGAAGCCAAATTACAAATGCAAACTTGATTGTAGATCAAAAAACTTCCTATTGCGTTAGCATCTACAGAATAGGGCTccaataaaaaaacgaaaacattaaccaaaacaaTATTAAACAATGCCGAGGGACAAGGCCCTATGAGTGAAACTCAGGATCATCACGACAATCCCGCCGCCTTAAGGGCATTGTTGAAATCTTCATCACTATCCCAAGATTTCACCTGCAAAAAcagtgaaaaaatataatttagaacTACAAAAGCCAAAACATAGtgtaaaaacataaacaagaaaaaggaagagggAGTACAAATTACCTCTACGACTTTGGAGCCAAAATACTgctcaatttttgacatgagcGTCTCATCCCTATTACCACACAGCAAGTTAAATACAGCTCCTGTAAGGTTCAAATAGATCTGGTTAGCTATTCGATTTCACATTTCAATAGTATATTCAGAAATTAAAAGTTAAGAAATGATCAAGAGAGTTGGGATCAATTAACAAAGTCATGCAACGGAGAGCTCCCATCACTCCGGAGAAAAGGTggtgtcttttgttttttgtttaaaaaagtgttttgatacgacataaatgtgaaaactGTTTTTGTGTTCTGATGAGTGTTTTGTattgtattttgaattatttgataatgcttttgtttttagaaaagaCACGGCTTGGACATGCAATAAACAAGTTTAGGGCATGCTAACCTCTCCCTGACTTGTATTAGCAAGtccttaaaatatataacatacCCAAAGtatcatactatatatataatgtacaGAATGTTTGATAATTACCACAAAAGTGTGATTTACAGAAAATTACTCCAAATAAAATGAACTAGAACTAAAAGATCATGCTTTGAGTCAAGCTAGCCAAGCATTGTGAAGAAAACAAAGTCCTGAAACATGAAAAACTCACCCTTGCGGCCAAATCGCCCTGCCCTTCCAATCCTATGCAAGTACACCTCATAATCAGGCTCCGAGGTTTCATGCTTCACTGGAAGATCATAGTTAATGACCAGATTGACCTGCAGAAAAAAATTCTCAGCATGTTAAATTTAAAGCACCTCGTCATATTAACAGAGAAGAGTTGaagggagttttttttttcccggaAAAAGGAGTGGGGGGAAGCACCTGTTGCTGGTCAAAGCCTCGGGCAAGGAGATCCGTTGATATAAGAACTTTAGTTAAGTTATTTTTGAATTCTTGGACTATTTTGTCTCTGTCTTCAGCACTGACAGCACCTTGAATGGTAGTAACTGCATAACCAAGGTCAACAAGTGCCTTGTGCAATATGCTGGCACTATTTCGCGTACGCACAAATATAATTGTCTGCCCCAGGTTCTCTCCCAATTCAAGTATTCTGTCTTTAATCACAAGAGTCTTCGTGTGTTCATCAAGACAACGAACTTTGTACTGCTTCACAGCCTCTAAAGACAGTTCTTCCTTTTTGACAAAAAGTTGATTATGGTCTTTGACTATCCTTGATAcaaaatttttgacattttcattAAACGTAGCAGAAAACAGAAGAACCTGAAAACAAATTGGTTATCAAAACAAGTCAAacatttttgtttcaattagacaaaaaaCTCATATGTTGATCAAGATAACCAATCAAATATCTGATAAATCGAAACTTGCATATGCTAGTAAATCTATGTCAACATAACTAATAGCATAATCTTTTGTGCATGATTGATTAATCAGCGCATCATACAGAAACAGTCATACAAACCCCGTAAACAAAGAAACATGTACTGCCTTTTATTAGAAGATTTTATGAATGGCCAACGGCTCTAGTTGAGGATGAATAGAAATAAGGGAGATATTATCAAGCAGACCTACATGCAAAGCAACTTATAGAGGAATACTATCGCAAATATCAATCTCTAATCTAGCTACAACCTTACCTAACAAAAGGAGTAATGAATAAGTTTGCAACAGATCTAATGCAAtctttacttaaaaaataattaatatctgtgtgtgtgtgtgagtgtgtatatttaaaaaaaattctcaatccTTTATTCTCTATGGGAACTTTTGCACAGTCCTTACTTGAGATGTTTATATTCCCTCAACAATATTTCATACACTGACAGTTcaaattttagaatttattCAGGTGCTTATTACCCTAAAGTTTTAGGAAATAATTTTCATCAATCACCTTTGATATCATTCTCACTGGCACCACACCTATGCTGAAATTTTGAGCATCACATATAGGGAACTGTGTCTAAAATTAGTGGTTAAAACTAAACGGGTCTACCCAACTTCACAACTAATTTAAAATCTTGGAAGATTTaactaagaaaaataaacaaaagtaaaCAGCCAGGACTCATTAAGCAAAGCTCATTAGGAACATATCCACACACATAAACCACGTCAGTTG
Above is a genomic segment from Corylus avellana chromosome ca9, CavTom2PMs-1.0 containing:
- the LOC132191611 gene encoding non-classical arabinogalactan protein 31, with protein sequence MGGVVLVIIAASLLMGCTNLGVAQKESGVMHVGGKVLCQDCTQGWHEWVHGGKPIKGCKVSITCMDERSRVVYYASDLTDELGQFDIAVNKYVHGKELKAKLCSVRLVSSPEPTCNILTNFAGGRRGVKLNQPTLVYRDVIKYMLGPFYFTNPLCEEPNTNE
- the LOC132192312 gene encoding uncharacterized protein LOC132192312 (The sequence of the model RefSeq protein was modified relative to this genomic sequence to represent the inferred CDS: added 98 bases not found in genome assembly), with product MATRLARTTATSPRTWYLIRRSAALVASGGSSPRWASSSSSSSSKLSPSSSSSTSSKAEKKLVDRLSTVIDAVNDRKLPPELRGQRNSVRSETDIINVVEQRIWHSMEEGQFENLPGKGKPLNLSTNPHADPAEDTLYRILSKNGCAPEWVELNKEIRNQISEWRSALKRAWGSRCNGDSSKWVETSEALKLQLRGINDKVFRYNLIVPFGRQMCGLKWEKEMDRIKE